The Gemmatimonadota bacterium genome window below encodes:
- a CDS encoding TetR/AcrR family transcriptional regulator, with amino-acid sequence MKEPKQRRSQRTLERLRQAGLRLIDETGPDGLTVQQVAKEARSSVGSFYQRFQGKDEFLVDLWSYENQAAVAEWERRVAGVEVDSEDLVCRLSDLLKTAELERGTRLRHLRDYLDRERLLPGEPPLADRLSDLVRSALQARAAGLGATDPERTARIVAACLFLTVEAATEGRAPYAALLSGIECTHLDALLHPAAQAAVTKPRTSVDPFDVWDDGSDVDERPDTLSAGA; translated from the coding sequence ATGAAGGAGCCGAAGCAGCGGCGGAGTCAGCGAACCCTGGAGCGGCTGAGGCAGGCCGGCCTGCGGTTGATCGACGAGACGGGCCCCGACGGATTGACGGTGCAGCAGGTGGCGAAGGAGGCGCGCTCTTCGGTGGGCTCCTTCTACCAGCGCTTCCAGGGCAAGGACGAATTCCTCGTCGACCTGTGGTCGTACGAGAACCAGGCCGCCGTCGCCGAATGGGAGCGTCGCGTCGCCGGCGTGGAGGTGGACTCCGAGGATCTCGTCTGCCGGCTGAGCGATCTGCTGAAGACCGCCGAGCTCGAGCGCGGCACCCGGCTCCGTCACCTGCGGGACTACCTGGACCGGGAGCGGCTCCTGCCCGGTGAGCCTCCGCTCGCCGACCGCCTCTCCGATCTGGTCCGCAGCGCCCTGCAGGCCCGGGCTGCCGGGCTGGGCGCCACCGATCCCGAACGCACGGCTCGGATCGTCGCCGCCTGCCTCTTCCTGACGGTGGAGGCCGCCACCGAAGGTCGCGCGCCGTACGCGGCGCTCCTCTCCGGCATCGAATGCACCCACCTGGACGCGCTCCTGCACCCCGCCGCACAGGCGGCGGTCACCAAGCCCCGGACCTCCGTGGACCCCTTCGACGTATGGGACGATGGGTCCGACGTGGACGAGCGGCCCGACACGCTGAGCGCGGGCGCCTAG
- a CDS encoding FAD-dependent oxidoreductase: MTRERDDQIAFPTLEPDLVDRLREFGEVRRTEKDQVLFSEGDRGFDFFVVLDGAVEILETASGSPNRVTVHGPGEFTGDVDMLTGRAALVTARVEEPGEVLAISAEGLRTIVGQVSEVSETLLQAFLMRRTLLLDQGYEGLKIIGSRFSPEAHRLRDFATRNALPFTWLDLEREPAADELLDHFGVRPEETPVVIGRGGELLRNPSLAELGKAMGLDAQADTDELFDLVVVGGGPAGLGAAVYAASEGLRTLVVEAVAVGGQAGTSTRIENYLGFPAGISGAELTQNAMLQAQKFGASMSVPHQAARLRLEGGYRVVELEDGSEIMGRCVLVSSGAEYRQLGVPDLERFEGAGVYYAATENEARLCTDDDLAVVGGGNSAGQAAVYLSGLARTVHLILRGDDLGKSMSRYLVDRIQRSENIRVRTQTEVRALHGDEHLEAVDLETPEGQERLDLKAVFVFIGAEPHTDWLDGCVKLDRKGFVMTGPQIPRSTLRGAAWSGIRRSPFLLETSLPGVFAAGDVRSGSIKRVSSAVGEGAMAVTFIHQHLGTA, translated from the coding sequence ATGACCCGGGAACGGGACGACCAGATCGCCTTCCCCACGCTGGAGCCGGACCTGGTGGACCGGCTGCGCGAGTTCGGGGAGGTACGCAGGACCGAGAAGGACCAGGTCCTCTTCTCCGAGGGGGACCGCGGCTTCGACTTCTTCGTGGTGCTGGACGGCGCCGTGGAGATCCTGGAGACCGCGAGCGGCAGCCCGAACCGGGTGACCGTCCACGGGCCCGGCGAGTTCACGGGGGACGTGGACATGCTCACCGGCCGGGCGGCCCTGGTCACGGCCCGCGTGGAGGAGCCAGGCGAGGTCCTGGCCATCTCCGCGGAAGGACTCCGCACCATCGTGGGCCAGGTCTCCGAGGTGAGCGAGACCCTGCTCCAGGCCTTCCTCATGCGGCGCACGCTGCTCCTGGACCAGGGCTACGAAGGCCTCAAGATCATCGGCTCGCGCTTCTCGCCCGAGGCACATCGGCTGCGCGACTTCGCCACCCGCAATGCGCTGCCGTTCACCTGGCTGGACCTGGAGCGCGAGCCCGCCGCAGACGAGCTGCTGGACCACTTCGGTGTCCGGCCCGAGGAGACGCCGGTGGTGATCGGCCGCGGCGGGGAGCTGCTTCGCAACCCATCGCTGGCCGAGCTGGGCAAAGCCATGGGCTTGGACGCCCAGGCGGATACGGACGAGCTCTTCGACCTGGTGGTGGTGGGCGGCGGGCCGGCGGGCCTCGGCGCCGCGGTGTACGCCGCGTCCGAAGGGCTGCGCACGTTGGTGGTGGAGGCGGTCGCGGTGGGGGGCCAGGCCGGCACCAGCACCCGCATCGAGAACTACCTGGGCTTCCCCGCCGGGATCTCCGGTGCCGAGCTCACCCAGAACGCCATGCTCCAGGCGCAGAAGTTCGGGGCTTCCATGTCGGTGCCGCATCAGGCCGCGCGGCTGCGCCTGGAGGGCGGATACCGGGTGGTCGAGCTGGAGGACGGGTCCGAGATCATGGGACGCTGTGTCCTCGTCTCCTCGGGGGCGGAGTACCGACAACTGGGCGTACCGGATCTGGAGCGCTTCGAGGGGGCGGGCGTCTACTACGCGGCCACCGAGAACGAAGCGCGCCTGTGCACCGACGACGACCTGGCCGTGGTCGGCGGCGGCAACTCGGCGGGGCAGGCTGCGGTGTACCTGTCGGGGCTGGCCCGCACGGTGCACCTGATCCTGCGCGGGGACGATCTGGGCAAGAGCATGTCCCGCTACCTGGTGGACCGCATCCAGCGCTCCGAGAACATCCGCGTGCGCACGCAGACCGAAGTGCGGGCGCTGCACGGGGACGAGCACCTGGAGGCGGTGGACCTCGAGACGCCGGAGGGACAGGAGCGACTGGACCTGAAGGCGGTGTTCGTGTTCATCGGCGCCGAGCCGCACACCGACTGGCTGGACGGCTGCGTGAAGCTTGACCGGAAGGGATTCGTGATGACGGGTCCGCAGATCCCCCGCTCCACCCTGCGTGGTGCGGCGTGGAGCGGCATCCGCCGATCGCCGTTCCTGCTGGAGACCAGCCTACCCGGCGTCTTCGCTGCGGGCGACGTGCGCAGCGGCTCCATCAAGCGCGTGTCGTCTGCGGTGGGCGAGGGTGCGATGGCCGTCACATTCATCCATCAGCATCTGGGGACGGCGTAG
- a CDS encoding DUF4097 family beta strand repeat-containing protein — protein sequence MAALLVGALAAPAAAQEGSAFEWAGSISRGDELEVRGISGDIRVVLARGDRAEVTATKHGRSRDFEDVEIVAVETRDGIRVCAIYFPRGRAEDRCEDREHGNNGRWNDDIDVEVDFEVALPAGVDFRGVTVAGRIDVEDVRSDVRVNTVSGDITVSTSEIAQANTVNGEMDIEIGSTDWDELDFATVSGDITLTLPASAETEVRFASLSGDFDSDFDVRYTRKRDRWVGANIEGVIGDDRRSVAFKTVSGDVRLRRGS from the coding sequence ATGGCCGCCCTGCTGGTGGGCGCGCTCGCGGCGCCCGCCGCGGCACAGGAAGGAAGCGCCTTCGAGTGGGCGGGATCGATCTCCCGCGGAGACGAGCTCGAGGTGCGGGGGATCTCGGGAGACATCCGGGTCGTGTTGGCCCGGGGAGACCGCGCCGAGGTCACCGCCACCAAGCACGGCCGTAGCCGCGACTTCGAGGACGTGGAGATCGTCGCGGTGGAGACGCGCGACGGCATCCGCGTCTGCGCCATCTACTTCCCGCGCGGGAGGGCCGAGGACCGCTGCGAGGATCGCGAGCACGGCAACAACGGTCGTTGGAACGACGACATCGACGTCGAGGTCGACTTCGAGGTGGCGCTTCCGGCCGGCGTGGACTTCCGCGGCGTGACGGTGGCGGGCCGGATCGACGTCGAGGACGTGCGGTCGGACGTGCGCGTCAACACGGTGAGCGGCGACATCACCGTCTCCACCAGTGAGATCGCCCAGGCCAACACGGTCAACGGCGAGATGGACATCGAGATCGGCAGCACCGACTGGGACGAGCTGGACTTCGCCACCGTCTCGGGGGACATCACGCTGACCCTGCCGGCCAGCGCCGAGACCGAAGTGCGCTTCGCTTCGCTCTCCGGGGACTTCGACTCCGACTTCGACGTGCGCTACACCCGCAAGCGGGATCGCTGGGTGGGCGCCAACATCGAAGGCGTCATCGGCGACGACCGTCGGAGCGTGGCGTTCAAGACGGTCAGCGGGGACGTGCGGTTGCGGCGCGGGAGCTGA
- a CDS encoding amidohydrolase family protein, with amino-acid sequence MIRWNEGLGRGLGSAYAGALLLASLCAAPLAAQTIAITGGQVHTGTGEVIENGTVVLVDGRIAAVGANATVPTGATRVDATGKVVTAGFFDAFTGLGVTEVDAESNTVDRGESNDHISAAFQLRDALNPFATNVAVTRVDGITRAIVAPQSFGSVLQGQGMYINLGGASASAMVERSPVAMYATLGESGAAAAGGSRAAAMLLLREALDDARDYARNREAYEGNRRRPYALGRLDLEALVPVVRGDLPLVVSAHRASDILAALQLKDEYGLQLVIAGAGEGWMVADELRAARVPVITNATVNLPTFETLAISYENAARMAEAGVEVVLSTFDVANVRNLRQEAGMAVSYGMDYETALRAVTVTPARVFGLASSYGVLESGNVGDVVVWSGDPFEVTTAAERVFIDGQEVPPDTRQRALLERYRSLSGYPPR; translated from the coding sequence ATGATCCGCTGGAATGAAGGCCTCGGGCGCGGGTTGGGCTCCGCGTACGCGGGGGCGCTTCTCCTCGCGTCGCTGTGTGCGGCGCCGCTCGCGGCGCAGACCATCGCCATCACCGGCGGCCAGGTGCACACCGGCACGGGCGAGGTGATCGAGAACGGCACCGTGGTGCTGGTGGACGGCCGGATCGCGGCCGTCGGTGCCAATGCCACGGTGCCCACCGGCGCCACGCGCGTCGACGCGACCGGCAAGGTGGTGACGGCCGGCTTCTTCGACGCGTTCACCGGACTGGGCGTGACGGAGGTGGACGCCGAATCCAACACGGTGGACCGGGGCGAGAGCAACGACCACATCTCGGCCGCGTTCCAGCTCCGCGACGCGCTGAATCCCTTCGCCACCAACGTGGCGGTCACTCGCGTGGACGGCATCACGCGCGCCATCGTCGCGCCGCAGTCGTTCGGCAGCGTGCTGCAGGGCCAGGGCATGTACATCAATCTGGGAGGAGCCAGCGCGTCGGCGATGGTCGAGCGCTCCCCCGTGGCCATGTACGCCACGCTCGGGGAGTCCGGCGCGGCAGCCGCGGGTGGGTCGCGCGCGGCGGCGATGCTGCTTCTGCGCGAGGCCCTGGACGACGCACGCGACTACGCGCGCAACCGCGAGGCGTACGAAGGCAACCGACGGCGTCCGTACGCGCTCGGGCGGCTGGACCTGGAGGCCCTCGTGCCCGTCGTGCGGGGCGATCTGCCACTCGTCGTGAGCGCCCATCGCGCCAGCGACATCCTGGCGGCGCTCCAGCTCAAGGACGAATACGGGCTGCAGCTCGTGATCGCCGGGGCGGGCGAGGGATGGATGGTGGCGGACGAGCTGCGCGCCGCCCGGGTGCCGGTGATCACCAACGCCACCGTGAACCTGCCCACCTTCGAGACACTGGCCATCTCCTACGAGAATGCCGCCCGCATGGCCGAGGCGGGGGTGGAGGTGGTGCTCTCCACGTTCGATGTGGCCAACGTACGCAACCTGCGTCAGGAGGCCGGGATGGCCGTCTCGTACGGCATGGACTACGAGACCGCGCTCCGCGCCGTGACGGTCACGCCCGCACGCGTGTTCGGTCTGGCGAGCAGCTACGGTGTGCTCGAGAGCGGCAACGTGGGGGACGTCGTGGTCTGGTCGGGCGACCCCTTCGAGGTGACCACCGCGGCCGAGCGGGTCTTCATCGACGGTCAGGAGGTCCCGCCGGACACCCGGCAGAGGGCGTTGCTGGAGCGGTACCGGTCGTTGAGCGGGTATCCGCCGCGGTAG
- a CDS encoding amidohydrolase — translation MLARLKGVLPIAVLTSACAGGQGTPAGPPRPDTAAADASAPLFPDPFPSTYAPFPSRPTLIRNATVVTAEGPILRNASVLLRDGEIVEVGTAVSAPADATVIDGAGKWVTPGLIDTHSHLGVYPSPGVAGVSDGNEATNPVTAEVWAEHSIWPQDPGFGHAVAGGVTALQVLPGSANLIGGRGVTVKPIPARTYQAMKFPGAPHGLKMACGENPKRVYANRGPSTRMGNVAGYRAAWIRAERYLRDWKQWRDNGADPAAQPNRDLQLETLAAVLNGDILVHNHCYRADEMATMIDVAHEFGYDIASFHHAVEAYKVRDLLAEEGICGSMWSDWWGFKMEAYDGIKENIALVDEAGACAIVHSDDGHGIQRLNQDAAKAMAAGQRAGVDVDHEDAIQWITINPARALGIDDVTGSLTPGKHADVVVWSGDPFSVYAKAELVFIDGALIYDRSSPDPLLNGDFMTGILPRGGAR, via the coding sequence ATGTTGGCACGCCTGAAGGGCGTCCTCCCGATCGCCGTCCTGACGTCCGCCTGTGCGGGCGGGCAGGGCACCCCCGCCGGGCCGCCCCGGCCGGACACGGCCGCAGCGGACGCCTCGGCACCGCTGTTCCCCGATCCCTTCCCGTCCACGTACGCGCCGTTCCCGTCGCGGCCCACGCTGATCCGGAACGCGACCGTCGTGACGGCGGAGGGCCCCATCCTCCGGAACGCCTCGGTCCTGCTCCGCGACGGGGAGATCGTGGAGGTGGGCACCGCCGTGAGCGCCCCGGCCGACGCGACCGTGATCGACGGGGCGGGCAAGTGGGTCACGCCCGGGCTGATCGACACGCACTCCCACCTGGGGGTCTATCCCTCGCCGGGTGTGGCGGGCGTGTCCGACGGGAACGAGGCCACCAACCCGGTGACGGCGGAGGTGTGGGCGGAGCATTCCATCTGGCCACAGGATCCCGGATTCGGGCACGCGGTGGCGGGGGGTGTCACCGCCCTGCAGGTGCTGCCGGGCTCGGCCAACCTGATCGGCGGACGGGGCGTCACCGTGAAGCCGATCCCCGCGCGCACCTACCAGGCCATGAAGTTCCCGGGCGCTCCCCACGGCCTCAAGATGGCGTGCGGCGAGAACCCCAAGCGCGTGTACGCGAACCGCGGACCGTCCACGCGGATGGGGAACGTCGCCGGATACCGGGCCGCCTGGATCCGCGCCGAGCGCTATCTGCGGGACTGGAAGCAGTGGCGGGACAACGGCGCCGATCCCGCGGCGCAGCCCAACCGCGACCTGCAGCTCGAGACGCTGGCCGCCGTCCTCAACGGCGACATCCTGGTGCACAACCACTGCTACCGGGCGGACGAGATGGCCACGATGATCGACGTGGCCCACGAGTTCGGCTACGACATCGCGTCCTTCCACCACGCCGTGGAGGCCTACAAGGTCCGCGACCTGCTGGCGGAGGAAGGCATCTGCGGCAGCATGTGGTCGGACTGGTGGGGCTTCAAGATGGAGGCCTACGACGGCATCAAGGAGAACATCGCCCTGGTGGATGAAGCGGGCGCCTGCGCCATCGTGCACTCGGACGACGGGCACGGCATCCAGCGCCTCAACCAGGACGCCGCCAAGGCCATGGCGGCCGGGCAGAGAGCGGGCGTGGACGTGGACCACGAGGACGCGATCCAGTGGATCACCATCAATCCCGCGCGCGCGCTCGGGATCGACGACGTGACCGGCTCGCTCACGCCCGGGAAGCACGCGGACGTGGTGGTGTGGTCGGGCGATCCATTCAGCGTCTACGCCAAAGCGGAGCTGGTCTTCATCGACGGCGCGCTGATCTACGATCGCAGCAGTCCCGATCCCCTGCTGAACGGAGACTTCATGACCGGCATCCTGCCGCGGGGAGGTGCGCGATGA
- a CDS encoding serine/threonine-protein kinase: MTDDLFRRAREVFQASFEVSDEERPALLTELCAGDELLRAEVESLLAYDRDATVAFSVDGVDLSAPLDPAPWLGRRIGPWTIDGIVGRGGMGTVYSAHRTDGTFDQRVAIKTLGLGSLDDRGVERFTLERRFLARLEHPNIARILDGGTAEDGLPYLVMEYVDGVPIHTWCEARGLSIEDRIWLFREVCAAVEHAHSRLVLHRDIKPSNILVTEDGRPKLLDFGVAKALSPEPEEGLTRMGGAPLTPDYAAPEQFKGEPLTTATDVYQLGALLYLLLAGRPPFAGTDGVGALMARVLRDDPMTPGEARRSTRTGTNAPVGSAPGPGPDLPQGARLPRELDDIVMMALRKEPERRYASVAELSGDLGNHLTGLPVRAHGEDRGYRMRKFVQRNRAAVALSVLVIVSLVAGMAATLHQGRRATDQARLARLEARKASAINRFMQETLSSADPFRLGADVGLQEVLRASVGALDTAMAEEPEIRAGLLAAIGQTYVNQGLVDLGLAIADSAVATYARLGQRYSHEAYPAHFARVFGLNRQGRFAELVPTIREIIAGYVATHGASDPTVLALWGPLGHARFQLGEVSEAISGLDSATARAESVLGPDDPTTHVLMAFQGNLLVLESQRVREGIDLARRGAEGLLAGGVRSPLEVDALSAAVGGLARGGEVDTAERIARALLERTEAAFGVGTPATIPPRGMLTVALSAAHRFDEALPLAREAHEDAERLLGPDHLLTDETKGYYATLLAMTGRAEEAEAHQRQVYDAYAARYGEGAPTTLVALQNVAFTVGRLGRMQEARSLLERATELATPSGGLPYYFALTNLLIALGADDPEHALALADERLPQARMELATGSQTLNNLLIAYARVRFLNGDVDGAETTLMEVRANYLEASAGDTTHPNVRYAVQQLITFSQAAGRPAEVARWTAELERNGS; this comes from the coding sequence ATGACGGACGACCTGTTCAGACGTGCTCGGGAGGTCTTCCAGGCCAGCTTCGAGGTCAGCGACGAGGAGCGGCCTGCGCTGCTCACGGAGCTGTGCGCGGGCGACGAGTTGTTGCGCGCGGAGGTCGAGTCCCTCCTGGCCTACGACCGGGACGCGACGGTCGCCTTCTCGGTGGATGGGGTGGACCTGTCCGCGCCGCTGGACCCGGCCCCCTGGCTGGGGCGCCGCATCGGCCCGTGGACCATCGATGGAATCGTGGGGCGGGGCGGGATGGGGACGGTGTACTCCGCACACCGGACCGACGGCACCTTCGATCAGCGGGTGGCCATCAAGACGCTCGGGCTGGGCTCCCTCGATGATCGGGGCGTGGAGCGCTTCACGTTGGAGCGTCGGTTTCTCGCCCGCCTGGAGCACCCGAACATCGCGCGCATCCTGGACGGGGGCACCGCGGAGGACGGGCTGCCCTATCTGGTCATGGAGTACGTGGACGGAGTGCCGATCCACACGTGGTGCGAAGCGCGGGGCCTCTCCATCGAGGACCGGATCTGGCTGTTCCGGGAGGTGTGCGCTGCGGTCGAGCACGCCCACAGTCGTCTGGTCCTGCACCGGGACATCAAGCCCTCCAACATCCTCGTCACCGAGGACGGGCGACCCAAGCTGTTGGACTTCGGCGTCGCGAAGGCGCTGAGTCCGGAGCCGGAGGAGGGCCTCACCCGGATGGGCGGGGCCCCTCTGACTCCGGACTATGCCGCACCGGAGCAGTTCAAGGGCGAGCCGCTGACCACGGCCACGGACGTCTATCAGCTCGGCGCGCTCCTCTACCTGCTCCTCGCGGGCCGCCCTCCATTCGCGGGAACCGACGGCGTCGGCGCCCTGATGGCTCGCGTGCTTCGAGACGATCCGATGACCCCCGGAGAGGCGCGTCGGTCCACGCGGACGGGCACGAACGCGCCCGTCGGGTCCGCGCCGGGGCCCGGCCCCGACCTTCCGCAGGGCGCGCGGCTTCCCCGCGAGCTCGACGACATCGTGATGATGGCGCTCCGGAAGGAGCCCGAACGACGCTATGCGTCGGTGGCCGAGCTCTCCGGAGACCTGGGCAATCATCTCACGGGGTTACCGGTCCGGGCCCACGGCGAGGACCGCGGGTACCGGATGCGCAAGTTCGTGCAACGGAATCGCGCAGCGGTCGCCCTCTCGGTCTTGGTCATCGTGTCGCTGGTCGCTGGAATGGCGGCCACGCTGCATCAGGGTCGGCGGGCCACCGACCAGGCGCGGCTGGCTCGATTGGAGGCGCGCAAGGCCAGCGCGATCAATCGGTTCATGCAGGAGACGCTCTCGTCGGCCGATCCGTTCCGGCTGGGCGCGGACGTGGGCCTGCAGGAGGTGTTGCGCGCGTCGGTGGGGGCGCTCGATACCGCGATGGCGGAGGAACCCGAGATCCGGGCCGGGCTGTTGGCCGCGATCGGGCAGACCTACGTGAACCAGGGGCTGGTCGACCTCGGCCTCGCCATCGCCGACTCCGCCGTCGCCACCTACGCGCGTCTGGGCCAACGGTACTCGCACGAGGCCTACCCGGCCCACTTCGCCCGGGTGTTCGGCCTCAATCGTCAGGGCCGCTTCGCGGAGCTGGTTCCCACCATCCGCGAGATCATCGCTGGATATGTCGCCACCCACGGCGCCAGCGACCCGACCGTGCTGGCGCTCTGGGGACCCCTCGGCCACGCCCGGTTCCAGCTCGGAGAGGTCTCGGAGGCCATCTCGGGTCTGGACTCCGCCACCGCCCGCGCCGAGTCGGTGCTGGGACCGGACGACCCGACCACCCATGTCCTCATGGCATTCCAGGGAAACCTCCTGGTCCTGGAATCGCAGCGTGTGCGCGAAGGGATCGATCTCGCCCGTCGGGGAGCGGAGGGCCTGCTCGCGGGCGGCGTCCGGAGCCCACTCGAGGTCGATGCGCTGTCCGCCGCGGTTGGTGGCCTCGCACGCGGAGGGGAGGTCGACACGGCCGAGCGGATCGCGCGAGCCTTGCTGGAGCGGACCGAAGCCGCGTTCGGGGTCGGCACGCCCGCAACGATCCCTCCGCGCGGGATGCTCACGGTGGCACTGAGCGCCGCACACCGATTCGACGAAGCGCTTCCGTTGGCGCGCGAGGCCCATGAGGACGCCGAACGGCTCCTGGGGCCCGATCACCTGCTCACGGACGAGACGAAAGGCTATTACGCGACCCTCTTGGCGATGACGGGACGTGCCGAGGAGGCCGAAGCCCACCAGAGACAGGTCTATGACGCATACGCTGCGCGCTACGGCGAGGGTGCACCGACCACGCTGGTGGCCCTGCAGAACGTCGCGTTCACGGTGGGTCGCTTGGGACGCATGCAGGAGGCGCGGTCGTTGTTGGAGCGTGCAACCGAGCTGGCAACCCCGAGCGGCGGCCTTCCCTACTACTTCGCGCTGACCAACCTGCTGATCGCGCTGGGCGCGGACGACCCCGAGCACGCGCTCGCGCTCGCGGACGAGCGGCTTCCGCAGGCTCGGATGGAGCTCGCGACCGGATCGCAGACGCTCAACAACCTGCTCATCGCGTACGCCCGGGTCCGGTTCCTCAACGGGGACGTGGACGGTGCGGAGACGACGCTGATGGAGGTCCGCGCGAACTACCTGGAGGCGAGCGCAGGGGACACGACCCACCCCAACGTCCGCTATGCGGTCCAGCAACTGATCACCTTCAGTCAGGCGGCGGGTCGGCCTGCGGAGGTGGCCCGTTGGACGGCCGAGCTGGAACGGAACGGTTCCTGA
- a CDS encoding PKD domain-containing protein, whose amino-acid sequence MVCVLVLGACSGDSTGPGDAPNQSPTASFTFTCTDLTCSFDGAASSDSDGTVASYAWTFGDGTSAAGATATHVYAAAGSFDVVLTVTDNGGASGSTSRQVNPTAAAAGPLGSTILGEAVNDQFGRALAISDDGTRIVAGAPTNSGNLNQSGHVRVFEWSGTSWDQLGADFDGGSAGQLIGEENTIAISGDGNRIAIGRHRANGNGGTVQVYEYVGSGWNQVGSTISGNTGRQLGYSVALSTTGDRVAVGVPNAGTVGNAEGAVRVYALSGGAWSQLGTDIMGEAPGDRSGVSVDLSGGGDRVAVGAQGNDGAGSGAGQVRVHAWSGSAWVQVGQDMDGNGNGSNELFGMAVSISRDGTRVAGWGAQSGDYAKVFELVAGTWVQMGPDFSVPAAFNLHMPISLSADGSRIAIGRPFAGTNTNGTLTLYDWTGSAWIQAGMEIMGDQPTDNLGWAVALSADGHTVATGLRGYPQGGLRGAVRVYTVP is encoded by the coding sequence ATGGTCTGTGTCCTGGTGCTCGGGGCCTGCTCCGGGGACAGCACCGGCCCGGGGGATGCGCCGAATCAATCCCCCACGGCGAGCTTCACGTTCACCTGCACGGACCTGACCTGCTCGTTCGACGGTGCGGCGTCCTCCGACTCCGACGGCACCGTGGCCTCGTATGCCTGGACCTTCGGGGACGGCACGTCGGCGGCCGGCGCGACGGCGACGCACGTCTACGCCGCCGCGGGCTCGTTCGATGTCGTGCTCACCGTGACCGACAACGGCGGCGCCTCGGGGTCCACGAGCCGCCAGGTCAACCCGACCGCCGCCGCCGCCGGCCCACTCGGGTCGACGATCCTGGGTGAGGCGGTGAACGACCAGTTCGGCCGCGCGCTCGCCATCTCCGACGACGGCACGCGGATCGTCGCGGGGGCGCCGACCAACAGCGGCAACCTCAACCAGTCCGGGCACGTGCGTGTCTTCGAATGGAGCGGCACGTCCTGGGACCAGCTCGGTGCCGACTTCGACGGCGGCTCGGCGGGCCAGCTCATCGGTGAGGAGAACACCATCGCCATCTCGGGCGATGGAAACCGGATCGCCATCGGGCGTCACCGGGCCAACGGCAACGGCGGCACCGTCCAGGTCTACGAATACGTGGGAAGCGGCTGGAACCAGGTGGGCTCGACCATCTCCGGCAACACCGGCCGGCAGCTGGGCTACTCGGTCGCACTGTCGACGACCGGGGACCGCGTTGCGGTGGGTGTCCCCAACGCCGGCACGGTAGGCAACGCCGAAGGTGCGGTGCGGGTGTATGCGCTGAGCGGAGGTGCCTGGTCGCAACTCGGCACCGACATCATGGGCGAAGCACCGGGGGACAGATCGGGCGTCTCGGTCGACCTCTCGGGAGGTGGCGACCGCGTGGCCGTCGGCGCACAAGGGAATGACGGCGCGGGCTCCGGGGCGGGTCAGGTGCGCGTCCACGCGTGGAGCGGCTCGGCGTGGGTTCAGGTGGGGCAGGACATGGACGGGAACGGCAACGGCAGCAACGAGCTGTTCGGAATGGCGGTCTCGATCTCCCGGGACGGCACCCGCGTCGCGGGCTGGGGCGCCCAGTCGGGAGATTACGCCAAGGTGTTCGAGCTGGTGGCCGGCACCTGGGTGCAGATGGGGCCGGACTTCAGCGTACCGGCGGCGTTCAACCTGCACATGCCCATCTCGCTCTCGGCGGACGGCAGCCGGATCGCCATCGGTCGTCCCTTCGCGGGCACCAACACCAACGGAACCCTGACGCTCTACGACTGGACCGGTTCGGCGTGGATCCAGGCGGGCATGGAGATCATGGGTGACCAGCCGACCGACAACCTGGGTTGGGCCGTGGCGCTGTCGGCGGACGGCCATACCGTTGCGACCGGCCTGCGGGGCTACCCCCAAGGCGGTCTGCGCGGCGCGGTGCGCGTCTACACCGTGCCCTGA
- a CDS encoding sigma-70 family RNA polymerase sigma factor, which produces MTRLLRDFQSGDPHAGDQLYPLIYRELRRLAGSFMARERPGHTLQATVLVHEAFIRLAGQRRSEWQNRSHFMSIAASAMRRILVDHARSRGAEKRGGGRDPLTLHEDLSLSPTGDVDVLALHAALERLTELDARQGRVVELRFFAGLSVEEVADLLGISTPTVKRDWRHARAWLKRELER; this is translated from the coding sequence GTGACCCGTCTGCTCCGGGACTTCCAGTCCGGCGATCCCCATGCGGGAGACCAGCTCTATCCCCTGATCTACCGCGAGCTGCGCCGCCTGGCCGGGTCGTTCATGGCGCGCGAGCGCCCAGGCCACACGCTGCAGGCGACCGTGCTGGTGCACGAGGCGTTCATCCGCCTGGCGGGACAACGGCGCTCCGAATGGCAGAATCGGTCCCACTTCATGTCGATCGCCGCATCCGCCATGCGACGGATCCTGGTGGACCATGCCCGATCCCGCGGCGCGGAGAAGCGGGGTGGGGGCAGAGACCCGCTCACCCTGCACGAGGATCTGTCCCTCTCTCCCACCGGGGACGTCGACGTGCTGGCGCTCCACGCAGCCCTCGAGCGGCTGACCGAGCTCGATGCGCGCCAGGGACGCGTGGTGGAGCTGCGCTTCTTCGCGGGGCTGAGCGTGGAGGAGGTCGCCGACCTGCTCGGGATCTCCACGCCGACCGTGAAGCGGGACTGGCGCCACGCCCGGGCCTGGCTGAAGCGCGAACTGGAACGCTGA